The genomic region CTGTTCCGGTGGGTGAGATTCAAACCCCTGTCGGGAATTCATCGCGTTGCAACTTTGATAGGCCTTATTGCCAAATAACCGACGCTGATGAGTTTCAAACCCCTGTCGGGAATTCATCGCGTTGCAACAAACCCAAAAGGAACTCACGTCGAAGACGATGCAATCGTTTCAAACCCCTGTCGGGAATTCATCGCGTTGCAACGCCATGGACACCGCTGGTAGGAAAGCCGCAATCAAGTTTCAAACCCCTGTCGGGAATTCATCGCGTTGCAACACGTCGCACACATCTCGAAGAGCAACGACTTGAAAAAGTTTCAAACCCCTGTCGGGAATTCATCGCGTTGCAACCCGGCGAAAGGTGGCTGTTTGTGCCGTGCAACTCACGTTTCAAACCCCTGTCGGGAATTCATCGCGTTGCAACGCGCCTCTGGGTGCGCTAGGAGATCAAGATGAAACGTTTCAAACCCCTGTCGGGAATTCATCGCGTTGCAACTAACCTAGGTTGCAGATCCTAGAAGCAGTAAAATAGTTTCAAACCCCTGTCGGGAATTCATCGCGTTGCAACTCGAGAAGACAGAACCGGCTGGAATCACGGTCACGGTGAGTTTCAAACCCCTGTCGGGAATTCATCGCGTTGCAACTTTCGATCGCATTGGTGCCCAACGCGTCCGCGCAGGGTCGTTTCAAACCCCTGTCGGGAATTCATCGCGTTGCAACTTGGATCACAATTCCGGTGGTACATCCAACCTCAGAAGTTTCAAACCCCTGTCGGGAATTCATCGCGTTGCAACTCCACCTCTCATAATCCACTTTTCGCTCTGTTTTTCTCGGACTTTTTTGTCGCCTTTTGCCTCTTTTCGCAAACCTCCGGCACGTATGGTGAAAAACCGACCACTTGCCATATTCGGCAAGCCGTTTTATGATGTCTGCATCTTATCACGAACCCTCTCGGAATTCAAGACCTAATTTTTCGCACGGAGGTCGAATGTCTCAACTGGCTTTTTTGATCCAAGATGTCTTTACCTTGCTCGCTTTTCTCTCTGCGAATGCCATTCACCCCATCGGCTCGCGTTATCTTCCCCCTTCTGCGCTAGCCAAGCTCAATCTGCTGCTCGTCGTTCCAGATGATCTCAACCTCAAGCGTCCTCACAATGCGGATGGACGTTGGCGCGCTGGGGTACGTGTCCACACCAGCGAGCGATACGCCGAACGAATCCGCTTTATCCACTACCTCGCCGAATCCGCACATCTCGTCGCGCGCACCAACACCTTGCTCAAGCCAACTCCACGTGTCGCGGTATGGCTCAACGCCTCACCCGCACAACGCGCCCAGGTGTTATTCCGTCCCGCCTTTCCAATCCAACCTACCCAGGAAGACGCCGAACGCTGGCGCGCCTTTGGCTTACCTGGCAAACACTTGCTCTCACCCTTGTCTGCTCTGGGGCAGTTGATCGCAATCCTGGCTCAAGTTCCCAATGGCGAACGGATCACGTGCAAAGCATTACTCAAATTGCTCGCCTTGCCCTCCGATGACGATGGTGTGCCGGAGGATCAACCTGTCCAAATCCTCGGCGCGTGGCTCGAACTCTTGCGCTGGTTCGAGATCGTCACCAGCGGACAGGGCGAAACGACTCAAGTGACCAAACCTGGCGGCGCAATCATCGGGCAAACTGACCCCAAGCGAGTGGAAACCAATCACAAGACCCAGCCCCTTGCATGGTCCAAGTCGCGCGGCACAACGCTTCCCAATCTCATCGCTCCACTCGAAGCCGACTTTGCCATCCTTTTCGAATTAGGCGATTACGCGACGCATCTTGCGACACTCCGCGAAGCGTCCGCGCACCAAACCCGTCGGCTCTATCAACTCGATGCCGCACGCGTGCGCTGCGCCATGGATCATGGCAAGACCATTACCCAGGTTCAGTCCTTCCTCGAACGTGCCACCGATGATGCGCTACCGCGCATCGTCACCGATTGGTTGGATCAAATCAGTCTCGATTACGGATGTGTCACAGTCCGTTCCGTGACTCTCCTTGAAGTACGGGACCCTAACCTGCTCGTTGAACTCACGCGCCGTAAATCTATTCGCCAATGTTTGCGCCGCACCCTGTCATCACGCGCCGTCGTCGTCCAACCGAGCCAGCTCAATGCCCTGGCGCGTCGTCTCGAACGTCACGGTTATCCTCCACGTCTGGAAATGCTCGATCACCCTGCCGCCCAAGCGCCAGGTCATCCACTCGCACAATTCGATCAGCCCACGCTCGCGCACCTTTACGTCTCAACCCGTCTCGCGCATCAATTCAGCGACCGTATCCCGACATCTTATCGCCCGCCCGCTTCGATTCTGCTCGATCTCGAACACCAACTCACCGCGCATGATCGTGCGATTGCCGAAGAACTGATCCGTGAAGGGATCCAAGCGACGACCGACCGCCGACCGCCAACCGCCGAAATCAGCCCACTCGATTTTTCTGCTCACGGTGAACTGCAGTCCACCCTCCAACTCATCGAACGCGCACTCACAGACCAGGCACTTCTCGAAATCGTCTATCATTCCCCATACAACGACGAAACGACCACGCGGCTGGTTGAACCTTTGCGGTTGGAATATCGCGACCAGATTCCGTACCTCATCGCGTATTGCCATCGTGCTGGTGACGAGCGCACCTTTCGCGTGGCGCGCATTCAGCAACTCGCACTCGCTTCGACGCACAGGGCGCGCCAACGCGCCAGCCGCCGAAATTGAAAAGGGTGACCGATATCGGTCGCCCCTCCAATTTTCTGGTGCGCCTCGCATTCCTTTGCGGCAATGATTTATCCAATCATCCCCCACTCCCGCGCCCGTCTCACTCCCGGCGCGCCAATCGCTTCAATTTTTTTCACCGCGTCCTCGTCCAAAAAGTATACTGGGCACGGTCATTAATTGCGCTTTTTGGTTGTCACCCTGAGCGAAGCGAAGGGTAACGCAATTCGCTAGTCGCGAGATGCTTTGCTTCGCTCAGCATGACAAATTGGGTGGATATAAAACCGCAGTTTGTGCCCGTTGGCAGTATAGAACCGCACACCCCTTCGGTTATGTGGGACGCACCATGTTGTGCGTCCCACAACTTTTCAACCGAACAATCCGCCCAGAAACCTACCGATGCCACGGAGAATCGAAATCCCAATTCCCCCCAACACCGTCCACACCAGCACAATTGCGCCCAGTGCCGCGTGCGTGCCATCATCGCCATCGTCCACCATCACGGTAGTTACCGCATGGGTCAGCTCGCCGACACCGGCGAGAACGCCCGTGAGACCTGTTGCGATCTTGAGGAGGGCATCCGATTTAGGTGCCGTTTGATCCAAGGGCGGTGCTGGTGCGCCGGCGCTGCGAGACCCACTGGGCGGCGTGATTGTTGGTTTGGGTGTGGCTGTGCGCGTTGGTGTACGTGCCGCAGTCGGTCCAGTGCTCGATGCCGGTGGTGTAGCGGTTGTGGTCTGCTCCGTTGACTGGTCTAATTGACTCGCTACGAAAACGACGATGAGTACGATGAGCAACAGACGAATCATGGTACACCTCCCAGTGATGGAATGGACTCCCATCACTCTCTCTGCGATCTATTCCGATTTCCAACTGCATTATAGGAAAATGAGGGAATCGAAAGTAGAGGCGCGGCAATGGCACATTAGGTGATTTTCGCATTCGATACACGGGAGTGAGGGTGGAAACAATCCCTTGAGACATGCCTCATCTATGGCTAGCGCAAGGGATAAATTTACCTTGCGTCAAGGGTTGACAGGCAGTCTGACCTGGGTTACTCTGGTAAAAGCATCGGGAAGGAATCGCTAATGAACATAGACCAAGATTTCACAGCCGCATTTTTCTCCAGCTCGAATCAACGTAAAAGCCCGCGTGCGCGCTGGCTGGCATTTACCAAAAGGTATTTTGACCCAGTTGCCATTGCGTTCAGCGCCCTGCCGATCCTGATTGTTGCCTTTCCCTCACACCCTATCGCTTCCTCGGCAAGCGCCTTAGGGATTCTCGTGTTCGCGCTGATTGGTTTTAGTATCGAACGCAGTACTCTGCCGGGTCTGGTCGAGCGCTTGCCGCGTTTGCGATGGTTATGGTCGTTCTTCGGCTTGGGCGCAGTCCTCGTGATCTATTTTCTCCTCTTACGCGGTTCACCCCTCGCCGTTGCCATGTCTCTCTGGCCGCTGTTAATCTCTGCGATGTACTTTACCTTGCGTTTGGTTAATCGGATCGCCTTTATTCCGTATATAGTCATACTTGCGGGAATCTTTCCACTCTACTCGTTAGGCGTTTCGCTGGCTGCACCCGCGCAAATTGATGTTGGACTCAGTATTGCCAATGCCTTGTGGCTGCTCATCGTATTAGCAGGCATTGTAGCGCACGTCCGTACTTGGGATCACTATGCGACGCGCTTTGAAACGTTCCGCGAGCTGGTTCGCTGGGCAGGCAGTTTAGACGCGCGGATCGAAGATGTGCAGGGTAGACTGAACATGCTAGGACAGAGTTTGCGGTTGGAGCGCCTGACTGTTTTACGGATCATGCGTCCCGCCGCACCGCCCGGTCAAGTGAAGCCAAGTGTCTATGGTCTGACACTTCCTGAAGGAGCGGATCCCCATGCGTTCCGCGTGCCCAAGCATGTTGAAATCATTGCCAAATATATTCCGGGAGACAAGCACGCGCACGCGATCAAACCTTGGCCCCTGGCGCACGGCTTGTTAGCCAAAGCGTACCGCGACCGGCAAGCCGTGACGTGCCCAGATACACATACTCCTCTGTGGCGAGAATTTTTCTACAATCCACCCGACGCGGAAGCATACCAGGACACGCGCGCTGAATTCGTTCAACCGATCTTTGAAAGTCCAGATGGTGAGATCATTGGCTTTATTGATCTCCAGAGCCGCACTCCACACAGCATTCATCGTGAAGAAGGCGATTACCTTGCCGCGCTGGCTGGTGCGATTGCGCCTTTGTTGACCGCCGAACGGTTAGGCAATCTACTGAGCGCGATTCAACACCTGCGCGATTCACTAAACAAGCGAGATAACGAACGCGAAGTGTTTGACTGCATCGCGCGATTTGCCATTGACATTTTGGATGTGGATGTTGTCACGTACTTTCGGCTTGGCTTTGGGAACGGCTGGCCTCTTACGCCGACTTGGCACATGGGCGCATGGTTTCCGGATTGGCTCACCACCGATTTATTTCGGCATCCCAACCCACCCCCCCTTTTCTATATTTCACAATGGGAATCGGTCTTTGAGCGCGAGTCCTTCAAAAACTATCATCTACTCCCGCCTGACTATCGTGCGCCTCCCAAGGAATATTTCGTTACCCGCGAACAAATCGCTTCGACCGTATTCTTGCCCATTGGCACGCGCACGCGTCGGATTGGCGCGCTCTTCCTGAATTATCGCAATCCACAATCGTTTAGCCCGGCAACGCGGCTCGCGCTAGAGATTTTTCGACAGACCATCTCGCCCCATCTGGAAAATACGCGTCAATTGGATCAGGCGCACGACGGGTTCGGACAGGTGAACCTGGTTTTACACGATTTGGTACGCGATTCGATCGCGACGCACACGGCGATCAGTCCCCATTTGAGTCGGCTGGGCGAAGCCATCGAAGGCGAAGACTGTTATGCCGCGCGCGTGCATTTCCACAAGCTAGCGGAGCCGCTGCAAATGCACACCGATTACGTTAAAACGGCATCACTCAAGTTCAACCTTGCCGCCGGTAAGCTGCTCCGCAATGGAATGGAACTGGCACTGGCGACCGCCAACGGCGTGATGGAACAACGCTACGCTGGACGTGGGATGCGCGTGCATGTTGATCCAGCGGTGGAACTATTGCCTGCCGATCTGCATCTCGCTCTGTTTAGCAATGTGACCGAGGCAGCCCACAACGCGGTGCAGTCGGGGCGTGCCAGTTTTGTGAACATTGGTATATATTGCCAACCGAAGTGGGTGGAGGCGCAGATCACCAGTGATGGCGACGCCTGGAATCCCGAGGCTCCTTCCAAGCCCTATTCGCGCCATGGCATTCACTCGCGCTTGAAACTCGCCGAAGCATTTATGCGCGCCGAATATGCGTGGACGCAAGAGGGGCGGCAGCTTACGCTACGGATTCCCATTCTGCCGCACGTCAATGGAAAGGATGTCTATGGTGGAGCATGATGGGCGCGCTAGGCGACGTGTGTTTGTAGTGGAAGATTCACCTCTGCAGAAAGTTGGCTTGGTGGATATTTTGCGTGAGCATGATTATGATGTTGTCGCTGAATGTGGCGATGCCGCCGGCGCGTTGGAATTTCTGACGCGCGATCATGCCTTTAGCTTAATTATGGTGGATAAGCAAATCCCAGAGGAAGCTGACGAGCGCCCAGCTGAAGGTGTCGGCACGAATTTACTGTTGACTATCGGCAAGACCTATCCATTCATCGGTCCACTTGTGTTGTATACCGCGCTCAATTCACCAAATCTTGGGGATATTCAACGCGTGTATCAAGCCGGCGCGTCGGCGCTGGCGATCCCACCCGGCGCGCTCATCGAAGAGTTTATCAAGGCACTCGAGTTAGTGACGACTGGGCATCAAGTGTTATCACCCTTGTTCAAACGGCTAGGCGTCGGTGCAGTGAATCCGCGCAATCAAAATCCGCTCGACCCGGTTGAGTACTATTGTGCGCGGCTCATTAGCGAACATCGGGGTAAGGAAGGCAGTGCCGACAAATGGGGTGCCGGGATGTCTGTCCACATCATTGACGAGATACTGGAGGATATTTACGAAAAATTGGGAATGTGTATCAAGGGATTTGCGGAGCTGCCCAAGGACAAGAAACAACTGATGCTCGCGCGGTGGTACCACGACCGGGCGGTAGAGTCATTCGGTACGGCTACACGCGTCGACTATGCACCGCGAAAAGCGCGCCGTCAAAAATGGCCGCTGGTGATCTTGGATGAAGATGAGATGACCACGTTATGATAGCTCGCGTACTCTGATCGCGACACAGAAAAAACCTGTCGAGTGAATAACCACTCGGCAGGTTTTGTGATGGAAGAGCCAAGCAAGCGAACGAGAACGGAATCCCCGAAAGTTGTTCTCGTTCGTGATTTGTTTGACTTGCTTCCCTTCCTAGGTAAACAAGCGTTTCGTTTGTCCCATCCCCTGCGTCGTCTTGTGTCCCGTCCCGCAAAACTCGGCATAGGACGCGAGCGCATTCAGTGGTGCAATACCTTCGCGATCCGGCTGATGCCGCATCACGCTGTACTGGACCGTACCGACAAATCCGATTTGCACAAAATCCTTAAACTGGACCGCGTGCGTCTCGCCCGCAAACCGCGTCACCGCGACCGATTGCTGCAGCCATTCCATCCAATCGTCCGCGATGTGGAGCGGCTCCGGCGCGAAGGCATTCCAGCGCGCGAGATAACTGGCAAACACCATCACCGGGTCGGGCAAGGGATAGTGCATCTCGTGTGAGCGAAAACTCGTCGGTGAATCGAAACGCAAGATGATGTTGGGCGTCTCGTCGGCATCTCGCGCAATCTGTGCGTACGATTTCTGGGTCACGCGCGGCGCACCCGCCAACGCAAGTGTTGCCCACGCGATTCGCACCTGTTGCACTTGGTCAATCCCAGTCTGCAACGCGGGCAACAACGCGTCATCTAACAGCGTGATACGAAAGTGCGCGGTCTGCGCGTCGTCGAGCATCAAGGGCGAGACCGTGTAGGGTTTAGGATCGTACTCATCGTGCACGCGCTTGGCAAGCGCCGTATCCCCGCGCTCTAGCCACTGGAAGAACGTAGCGTGGAGCGCGGGCGTGCAGTTTTCCGGGAGGGTTTGAGCGCGCGGGGCGAGGGTGAACATGATCGAGCAGGGCATTACGCTTGTACCTCGTTCACAAAACCGTACCCCGCGCTCGTCTTTGCGCCGACGCCCAGTTCACGAAGTGCGCGCCCAAGCCAATCGCGCGCCAATCCAGCGCACGCTTGATCGTCGGGATGCTCGCGTCGGCGCGGCGCGACCGCGAATAAAAAGCGGCTGTTTTTTTCAAGCGTCAAAAAATAAACCGGGACGGGACGATGCCAATCTGCGGGCGGCGTGCGCCCGGTTTTGTCGAGATAGTACTCGCCGTAATGCGGGTTCATCACATCGAGTTTGATCTGCGGCGGCGCGAGCGGAATCGCGTCGAAAAAAATCACCGCGCCCGATTCGTCTTGCTTGCCAAACACACGCGCGCGTTCGGTCGCATCTTTGTCATTGATCTCCGCCCAACTGCTCGTCAGTCCTTTGAGCGCGCTCCCGGGAATGATCGGAAAGCCGTAAAGCCGATGCAATGCCAAGCCGGTCTCGCGCACGCTCGCGCCGCCCAACCCGACCGCCATTCGCCATTCGGGTTCTGCAGTAAATTCGAGCGCGTCGTGTTCTTCTAAAATTTTTGCCCAGCGCAAGTTGAATTGTTCCAACGCGGCGCGATAATTGGGCGATTGCCAATTCACATCCGCGCGTTTTTTCGCGCTAAGATCCATTTCCCATTTTGGACCGCGCATGGTGTATGCCGCGAATTTGTCAAGCCATAAACCCGGATTCGCACAATCGTTCGCGCCTTCACGCGCCCGCGCCATTCGTTTTGTGTCGCTGGGCAGTGGCAAGATGACGGGGGCGGAATTTAATCGCCGACCTTGACGATTCATTCTTCCTCCACGCCGA from Chloroflexota bacterium harbors:
- the cmr6 gene encoding type III-B CRISPR module RAMP protein Cmr6, with amino-acid sequence MNRQGRRLNSAPVILPLPSDTKRMARAREGANDCANPGLWLDKFAAYTMRGPKWEMDLSAKKRADVNWQSPNYRAALEQFNLRWAKILEEHDALEFTAEPEWRMAVGLGGASVRETGLALHRLYGFPIIPGSALKGLTSSWAEINDKDATERARVFGKQDESGAVIFFDAIPLAPPQIKLDVMNPHYGEYYLDKTGRTPPADWHRPVPVYFLTLEKNSRFLFAVAPRRREHPDDQACAGLARDWLGRALRELGVGAKTSAGYGFVNEVQA
- the cas6 gene encoding CRISPR-associated endoribonuclease Cas6 — its product is MPCSIMFTLAPRAQTLPENCTPALHATFFQWLERGDTALAKRVHDEYDPKPYTVSPLMLDDAQTAHFRITLLDDALLPALQTGIDQVQQVRIAWATLALAGAPRVTQKSYAQIARDADETPNIILRFDSPTSFRSHEMHYPLPDPVMVFASYLARWNAFAPEPLHIADDWMEWLQQSVAVTRFAGETHAVQFKDFVQIGFVGTVQYSVMRHQPDREGIAPLNALASYAEFCGTGHKTTQGMGQTKRLFT
- a CDS encoding WYL domain-containing protein yields the protein MSQLAFLIQDVFTLLAFLSANAIHPIGSRYLPPSALAKLNLLLVVPDDLNLKRPHNADGRWRAGVRVHTSERYAERIRFIHYLAESAHLVARTNTLLKPTPRVAVWLNASPAQRAQVLFRPAFPIQPTQEDAERWRAFGLPGKHLLSPLSALGQLIAILAQVPNGERITCKALLKLLALPSDDDGVPEDQPVQILGAWLELLRWFEIVTSGQGETTQVTKPGGAIIGQTDPKRVETNHKTQPLAWSKSRGTTLPNLIAPLEADFAILFELGDYATHLATLREASAHQTRRLYQLDAARVRCAMDHGKTITQVQSFLERATDDALPRIVTDWLDQISLDYGCVTVRSVTLLEVRDPNLLVELTRRKSIRQCLRRTLSSRAVVVQPSQLNALARRLERHGYPPRLEMLDHPAAQAPGHPLAQFDQPTLAHLYVSTRLAHQFSDRIPTSYRPPASILLDLEHQLTAHDRAIAEELIREGIQATTDRRPPTAEISPLDFSAHGELQSTLQLIERALTDQALLEIVYHSPYNDETTTRLVEPLRLEYRDQIPYLIAYCHRAGDERTFRVARIQQLALASTHRARQRASRRN